The following coding sequences lie in one Rutidosis leptorrhynchoides isolate AG116_Rl617_1_P2 chromosome 4, CSIRO_AGI_Rlap_v1, whole genome shotgun sequence genomic window:
- the LOC139843803 gene encoding E3 ubiquitin-protein ligase BIG BROTHER-like → MDGNGNRQLEVQYLNTGFPYTVTETFMDFFDGITHQPAHYAHSGPMHYQENAYWSMHMNSYKYGVPAHGSIPYYDPYEVHNYVPRMDLNRSAWEYPVMMNVTEPSSADVQTADNSVPSMQVIPEECSSPNDDSTSSSQVIWQDDIDPDNMTYEELLDLGEAIGTESRGLSQELIDSLPTTRYKSGGFFLRKKSGERCVICQMRYKRGDKQINLPCKHVYHTECGSKWLSINKSCPICNVEVLVEESSQH, encoded by the exons ATGGATGGGAATGGGAATCGGCAATTGGAGGTCCAGTACTTAAACACCGGATTCCCGTACACAGTCACTGAGACCTTCATGGACTTCTTTGATGGAATTACGCATCAACCCGCACATTATGCTCATTCTGGTCCAATGCATTATCAG GAGAATGCATATTGGTCAATGCATATGAATTCATACAAATATGGAGTACCTGCACATGGAAGTATACCGTATTATGATCCATATGAAGTTCACAATTATGTACCAAGAATGGATCTTAATCGAAGTGCATGGGAATATCCTGTAATGATGAACGTAACCGAACCATCTTCTGCAGATGTGCAGACTGCCGATAATTCAGTTCCAAGCATGCAAGTCATTCCAGAAGAAT GCAGTAGTCCAAATGATGACAGTACATCTAGTTCTCAG GTCATATGGCAGGATGACATCGATCCAGATAATATGACATATGAG GAGTTACTTGATTTAGGGGAGGCAATTGGGACCGAGAGTCGAGGTCTGTCTCAAGAGCTTATTGATTCGTTGCCAACTACAAGGTACAAGTCTGGTGGCTTCTTCTTGAGAAAGAAATCGGGCGAGAG GTGTGTGATTTGCCAAATGAGATATAAGAGAGGGGACAAACAAATCAATTTGCCATGCAAGCATGTTTATCATACTGAGTGTGGCTCGAAATGGCTGAGCATCAACAAG TCGTGTCCTATTTGCAACGTGGAAGTGCTTGTCGAGGAGTCAAGCCAACACTAA